One Anthonomus grandis grandis chromosome 14, icAntGran1.3, whole genome shotgun sequence DNA window includes the following coding sequences:
- the LOC126744579 gene encoding allatostatins MIP, whose amino-acid sequence MFGPWPLAVCKVRTSDIFVYTLLLGVCFVLAESGGSNEELTRKSEIASDENPQAINEYSKRGWKTDLPMWGKRAWSNLHPGWGKRDFLDSSDEEDNYIPQYFDKRAWQRLQGGWGKRFIPSEDDMVIRQLVAALEENDNENNIDYFPDQEVQSSHQVNKRNWKSFSDGWGKRSNKWEKFRGSWGKRQPAWNNLKGLWGKRSVAE is encoded by the exons ATGTTCGGTCCTTGGCCCTTAGCCGTCTGTAAAGTGAGGACTTCGGACATCTTCGTCTACACTTTACTATTGGGCGTGTGCTTCGTTCTGGCGGAATCCGGAGGCTCTAACGAGGAGTTAACGCGAAAAAGCGAAATCGCGTCGGATGAAAATCCCCAG GCAATCAACGAATATTCGAAACGAGGATGGAAAACTGATTTGCCCATGTGGGGTAAACGAGCTTGGAGTAACCTCCATCCCGGCTGGGGAAAACGGGACTTCCTGGACTCTTCCGATGAGGAGGACAATTACATACCACAATATTTCGATAAACGGGCTTGGCAACGGTTACAG ggagGCTGGGGTAAACGATTCATCCCCTCCGAAGATGACATGGTCATAAGGCAGTTGGTGGCTGCATTGGAAGAAAACGACAATGAGAACAACATCGATTATTTCCCGGACCAGGAGGTACAGTCATCGCACCAAGTAAACAAACGGAATTGGAAAAGCTTCTCGGACGGTTGGGGCAAAAGGAGTAATAAATGGGAAAAATTTAGAG GTTCATGGGGTAAGCGCCAACCGGCCTGGAATAACCTGAAGGGACTATGGGGAAAACGCAGTGTTGCTGAATAA